CCTCGGCCTCGGCCGAGTCGTCCAGCAGGGCCACCTGCAAGATGTAGTCGTTTTTCAAGGTCGCCGCGTCCACGCCCAGCTGCCCGGCGTCCAGGCAGGCCGCGGCTATGCCGCCGCCCTTGCCGTTGCCCCGGTTGTGCATCTGGATGGAGGGCTCGAAGATGTGACGGCCGCGCACCGGCACGGAGGCCGCGAAGCCCACCACCCCGCAACCGCCTTCTTCGGCGGCCTTCATGGGGCTGATGGGCGCCGCGCCCTTGATGGAGCGCCGGCGGGAGGCCATGATGGCCTCGGTCATGCGGGTAAGCTCCTCCCGGCTGGGGAGGCGGCCTTGCTTTATGCTTTGAGTCAGGCTGGCCATTTAAATCACGCCTTCTTCTGGTAGTCCAGGTGGGTGAGCAGATCGCTCCGGCCCACCAGCTCCCTGACACTCTTCAGGCCCAGGCGCCACAGGATTTCCCGCAGCTGGATGCCCCAGGAGCGGTACATGTTGATGACGCGCCGGGAGCCCCAATCCGAGTCGTAGTGCACCGACAGCTCGGGGTCGGTGGTGGCGATGCCGCGGGGGCAGCCCCGCCCGGACTCGCAGTTGGCGCAGCGGATGCACTCCAGGGCGATCATGTCGGCGGTGCCGGTGACCACCCCGTTGGCTCCCAGGGCGATGGCCTTGGCCACGTCCCAGGCGGTGCGCAGACCGCCGGAGACGATCAGGGTTATCTTGTCGCGGATGCCTTCTTCCACCAGGAAGCGGTGCACCATGGGGATGGCGTACTCGATGGGCATGGCGATGTTCTTCTTGGCGATGTCCGGGGCCGCCCCGGTGCCGCCGTAGCTGCCGTCCAGGTGCACGATGTGCGCCCCGGCGTAGTAGGAGCCCACGGCCACCATGTCCACGTCGATGGGGGTGGAGACCTTGACCGACACCAGGGTGGTGGGGTTGATCTGCTTGATCCAGTCGACGTGCTTTTTGTGGTCTTCCACCGAATAGACCGAGTGGAAGGGGAAGGGGCTGAACAGGGCGTTGCCCTCCACCGCCTCGCGCATCTTGGCCACGGCCGGGGTCACCTTGTCGCCCAGGAGGTGGCCGCCCAGGCCGGGCTTGGCGCCCTGGGCGTACTTGAACTCCACGATGCGCACCCGCTGGATCGTCTCCTCGCGCACCCCGAACAGGCCGGTGGCCACCTGGGTGATCACGTGGTCGGAGTAGTTTTCCAACACGGGCGGGAAGCCGCCCTCGCCGGTGCAGGTGAAGGAGTTGAGCGAGGTGAAGGCCTTGGCCCGGCTCTCCATGGTGGCGCCGCTCACCGAGCCGAAGCTCATGCCGCCGCCATACACCGGGAAGTCGATAGTCACCTTGGGGCGGCCGTCGTCGTCGCGGTGGTTCAGGTCGATGGACAGGTCCACGTCCTCGGGGCCGAAGCTCTTATCCGGCGGCTCGGTGGGGAACACGATGTCCATGCGGTCGAAGCCGCCGCCGCTGGCGCCCTTGCGGTACTCCAGGCCGTTCTCCGGCGGCTTGCCGGTTTCGGCCTGAATCCAGGTGCTCACCAACAGATCGGCCGGCCAGCGGGGGTCGCCGAAGGTGCGCCAGACGGGGTTGAGGCCCACGCGGATGGCGCTCACCGGGCAGGCGTCGCCGCAGTAGGAGCCGATGGAGCGGCAGTAGTCCGCGCCCCGGCAGTGCTCGCTCTTGGGGGCGAGCATCTTGTCGCCGCTCTTGAGGTGCACCCCGAACTGGCAGGTCTCGGCGCACTTGCCGCAGGCCACGCAGGTGGTCATGCGCTCGGCCTTGAACTTGGTCAGGGCGTTGCGGTAGCGGCTGGGGGCCTGGGTGATCTCGCCGCCCAGGTTGGCGTACTCGCCGGGAGCCAGCACCGGCTCCGGGGGAGAGGGCGCGGGCTCGTCGTCGTTGATGCGCTCGCCGAAGATGGGCGCGAAGCTCATCTTCTCCAGATCCTCGAAGATCATGGCCCGGCCCACCTCGCCGCGCAGGCGGCGGGTTTCGCGGATGCCCATGGCGCCCATGAGCTCGATGAGCTGGGAGTGGAAGGCGCCCATGAGGTTGATCACCCGGGACGATCCTTGCTCTTCGTCTATGGTGTCCAGGCCCACCGGGCAGTCGAAGCCCTCGGAGCAGGAGCCGCACATGCGGCACTCCATGGCCACGTTCAAGACCAGGTCCAGCCCCACGCCGTCCACGCCGCAGAGGATGATCTTGGCCACGTGCTCGGCCAGGGCGATGCCGCCGCTGGCCAAGAGGGTCACCTGATCGCGGCAGGCCTCGTCCACCAGGCGCAGGTGCACCTCGCGGACCAGCTTGGTGACGAAACGATCCGCCGCCTGGCCCAGGCCCTGGCCCTTGTAGCCGGCCTGGAGGTGAATGACCTCGGCGCCGGCCTTGGCCAGCTCGGCCACACGGTCGGCCGCGTTTTCGTCCAGGGCGGTGCGCACCGAAGTGACCATCTCCGGCATACGCGCCTTGAGGGCCGCGATCTCTTCCAGGACCGTGGGCGAGTCGATGAACTCGGCCAGGGCCGCGCCGTCCAGGGGCGAAAGGTCCTCGGGCACCCCGTCCAGGCGGACGATGAGGTGGTCCTTGAGGTCGGCCAACAGCTCGGCCGCCTCGTCATAGGTGGCCACGGCCAGGGTGTGGGAGGCCTTGGCGCCCAGGGCCACGGCCCGGCGGGTGCTGGGGCCGATCTTGCCCCAGGGGGCCATGTCCAGAATCATGGGCACCGGCAGTTCCACGAAAGGCGGAACGTCGATGGCCAGCTTGCCTTCTTCGTCGAACACCAGGCGCTCGGGGCGGCGGCCCAGCTCGATGACCGTGGAGATGTACTCACGGCCATGGATGCCGTCGCGGGTGGGCCGCACGATCTCGCTCATGTCGGTCCACATCTGATCGAAGCCCGGCCCGCTGAAGCGGCCGCGGTAGCCGGCCCCGGACACCGGGATCTTGCCGGTGGTGGCCTGCTTCCACAGGGTGGAGATGATGTCCGGCCGCCAGTAGTCGTCGCCCATGGCCTCGAACTGGGGGTTCATGGCCCGGGAGAGGATGCCCTTCTTGCACTCCTGCACGCAGCGCATGCAGTTGAGGCACATGGCGTCGGTGGTCTCCACCACTTGGTCGGCGTCGAAGGTCTTCTTGCGGTAGACCTCGTAGATGCAGGCGTCGCGCTTGACGCACTGCAAGCAGCCCAGGCACCCCTCGGTCTCCATGGCCGCCAGGCGGGCCACCGGAGTGAAGCGGGGGGCGCGGGGCGCTACTTCGACGTGATACTTGTCACTCATGATCTATCCCTGCTAGGGCGAGGCGGCGCGCCGCCGGGGGCCTTCCTAGACCTCCGGCCGCGGGCTCAGCCCGGCCTGC
This region of Desulfarculaceae bacterium genomic DNA includes:
- a CDS encoding alpha-hydroxy-acid oxidizing protein; this translates as MSDKYHVEVAPRAPRFTPVARLAAMETEGCLGCLQCVKRDACIYEVYRKKTFDADQVVETTDAMCLNCMRCVQECKKGILSRAMNPQFEAMGDDYWRPDIISTLWKQATTGKIPVSGAGYRGRFSGPGFDQMWTDMSEIVRPTRDGIHGREYISTVIELGRRPERLVFDEEGKLAIDVPPFVELPVPMILDMAPWGKIGPSTRRAVALGAKASHTLAVATYDEAAELLADLKDHLIVRLDGVPEDLSPLDGAALAEFIDSPTVLEEIAALKARMPEMVTSVRTALDENAADRVAELAKAGAEVIHLQAGYKGQGLGQAADRFVTKLVREVHLRLVDEACRDQVTLLASGGIALAEHVAKIILCGVDGVGLDLVLNVAMECRMCGSCSEGFDCPVGLDTIDEEQGSSRVINLMGAFHSQLIELMGAMGIRETRRLRGEVGRAMIFEDLEKMSFAPIFGERINDDEPAPSPPEPVLAPGEYANLGGEITQAPSRYRNALTKFKAERMTTCVACGKCAETCQFGVHLKSGDKMLAPKSEHCRGADYCRSIGSYCGDACPVSAIRVGLNPVWRTFGDPRWPADLLVSTWIQAETGKPPENGLEYRKGASGGGFDRMDIVFPTEPPDKSFGPEDVDLSIDLNHRDDDGRPKVTIDFPVYGGGMSFGSVSGATMESRAKAFTSLNSFTCTGEGGFPPVLENYSDHVITQVATGLFGVREETIQRVRIVEFKYAQGAKPGLGGHLLGDKVTPAVAKMREAVEGNALFSPFPFHSVYSVEDHKKHVDWIKQINPTTLVSVKVSTPIDVDMVAVGSYYAGAHIVHLDGSYGGTGAAPDIAKKNIAMPIEYAIPMVHRFLVEEGIRDKITLIVSGGLRTAWDVAKAIALGANGVVTGTADMIALECIRCANCESGRGCPRGIATTDPELSVHYDSDWGSRRVINMYRSWGIQLREILWRLGLKSVRELVGRSDLLTHLDYQKKA